Proteins co-encoded in one Salvia splendens isolate huo1 chromosome 4, SspV2, whole genome shotgun sequence genomic window:
- the LOC121797882 gene encoding periodic tryptophan protein 2-like, giving the protein MNYRFQNLLGAPYRGGNAVVVNNILLVSPVGNRVSVTDLLKSETITLPCQASTNLRRIAASPDGVFLLTVDENNRCLFINLPRRAVLHRLSFKHPVSDVKFSPDGRLIAVAAGKLLQIWRSPGFRKEFFPFELIRTFSDCNDRITSLDWSPNSDYLVVGSKDLTGRLFYLSKGKKKKNSYIKPFLFLGHRDTIVGTFFGVDKKTNDVTKVYTLSRDGAIFTWGYSSNDPEPTKMEEDSSEPDSPGTPEQRQGAEERKDLGANGDGDEDDEHLLHKKKWSLLKKDFFMQAQAKLTACDYHRGLDLVVVGFSNGVFALYQMPDFVCLHLLSISREKITTAVFNDLGNWLTFGCAKLGQLLVWEWKSESYILKQQGHYFDVNCIAYSPDSQLLATGADDNKIKVWTASSGFCFVTFSEHTNAVTALHFMPNNHCLLSASLDGTVRAWDLFRYRNFKTFVTPTPKQFVSLAADQSGEVICAGTLDSFEIFVWSMKTGRLLDVLSGHEGPVHGLMFSPNTSILASSSWDKTVRLWDVFSGKGGVEKFEHTHDVLTLTYRPDGKQLACSTLDGQIHFWDTLEGLEMFTIEGRRDIAGGRLMTDRRSAANSSAGKCFTTLNYSADGSYILAGGSSKYICMYDVADQVLLRRFQITHNLSLDGVLDFLNSKNMTEAGPLDLIDDDDSDTEEGVDKQSQKKLAYDLPGSMPNHGRPIIRSKCLRIAPTGRSWAAATTEGVLIYSMDESFIFDPTDLDIDVTPEAVDAALKEDEPKRALILSLRLNEDTLIKKCIVAVSPVDIPAVASSVPFRYLLRLVQALGDLLEQSPHLEFILRWCQELCKAHGSSIQQNNRNLLPALKSLQKAVTTLHQDLADTCSSNEYMLRYLCSTSNSR; this is encoded by the exons ATGAATTACAGGTTCCAGAACTTGTTAGGCGCGCCATACCGCGGCGGAAACGCCGTCGTCGTCAACAACATTCTCCTCGTCTCGCCGGTCGGCAACCGCGTCTCCGTCACCGATCTCCTCAAGTCCGAGACCATAACCCTCCCCTGCCAGGCCTCCACCAATCTCCGCCGCATCGCCGCCTCACCCGACGGCGTTTTCCTCCTCACCGTCGACGAGAACAACCGCTGTCTCTTCATAAACCTCCCCCGCCGCGCCGTCCTACACCGTCTCTCCTTCAAGCATCCCGTCTCCGACGTCAAATTCAGCCCCGACGGTCGCTTAATCGCCGTCGCCGCGGGTAAGCTTCTACAGATATGGCGCTCCCCAGGATTCAGGAAGGAATTCTTCCCATTTGAGTTAATTAGGACATTTTCTGATTGTAATGATCGGATTACGTCGCTGGATTGGAGCCCTAACTCTGATTACTTAGTTGTCGGGTCTAAGGATTTGACAGGGAGGCTTTTTTATTTGAGCAAAggtaagaagaagaaaaatagcTACATTAAGCCGTTCTTATTTTTGGGTCATAGAGACACCATTGTGGGAACTTTCTTTGGAGTTGATAAGAAGACGAATGATGTTACGAAGGTCTATACTTTATCGCGTGATGGTGCGATTTTTACATGGGGATATAGTAGCAATGATCCCGAACCAACTAAAATGGAGGAAGATTCTTCAGAGCCTGATTCTCCGGGGACGCCGGAGCAGAGGCAGGGTGCGGAAGAAAGGAAGGATCTTGGTGCTAATGGGGAcggtgatgaagatgatgagcaCTTATTACACAAAAAGAAGTGGAGCTTGTTGAAAAAGGACTTTTTTATGCAAGCACAGGCAAAGTTAACAGCATGTGATTATCACAGAGGGCTTGATTTGGTGGTGGTGGGATTCTCTAATGGGGTATTTGCATTGTATCAGATGCCTGATTTTGTTTGCCTTCACTTGCTATCAATTTCACGAGAGAAAATCACTACGGCTGTGTTTAATGATCTGGGGAATTGGTTGACATTTGGTTGTGCAAAGCTAGGGCAGTTGCTTGTGTGGGAGTGGAAATCGGAGAGTTATATATTGAAGCAACAGGGtcattattttgatgtgaattgcATTGCTTATTCGCCTGATTCACAGCTATTGGCTACAGGAGCAGATGATAACAAGATCAAG GTTTGGACTGCCTCTTCAGGCTTCTGCTTTGTGACATTCTCTGAGCATACAAATGCTGTCACTGCACTGCATTTCATGCCTAATAACCATTGTCTTCTTAGTGCCTCTCTGGATGGGACTGTTCGTGCTTGGGATTTGTTCCGTTATCGAAACTTTAAAACCTTCGTTACCCCTACACctaagcaatttgtttccctggCAGCAGATCAGAGTGGTGAAGTGATTTGTGCTGGAACTCTCGATTCATTTGAG ATATTTGTTTGGTCAATGAAGACGGGCCGGTTATTGGATGTTCTCAGCGGCCACGAGGGTCCTGTTCATGGATTAATGTTCTCTCCCAACACT TCCATCCTGGCTTCCTCTTCTTGGGACAAAACTGTGCGCCTGTGGGATGTATTTTCAGGAAAAGGTGGCGTTGAAAAATTTGAACATACACATGATGTTCTTACACTTACTTATCGACCGGATGGCAAACAGCTGGCTTGTAGCACACTAGATGGGCAAATTCATTTTTGGGATACACTAGAAGGCTTAGAAATGTTCACAATTGAAGGCCGCAGAGACATTGCTGGTGGGCGACTCATGACTGATCGTAGGTCAGCTGCAAACTCCTCTGCTGGAAAGTGCTTCACAACATTGAATTACTCTGCTGATGGTAGCTACATATTAGCTGGGGGAAGTAGCAAATACATTTGTATGTACGATGTTGCTGATCAG GTACTGTTGCGAAGATTCCAGATAACTCATAATCTATCATTGGATGGGGTCCTTGATTTCTTAAACTCAAAGAATATGACTGAAGCTGGACCATTAGATTTGATAGACGATGATGACAGTGACACAGAGGAAGGAGTGGATAAgcaatcacaaaaaaaattggCATATGATCTTCCCGGATCAATGCCCAACCATGGTAGGCCTATTATTCGTTCGAAGTGTTTGAGAATTGCTCCGACTGGAAGAAGCTGGGCTGCTGCAACTACAGAAGGGGTACTGATATATTCCATGGATGAGTCCTTTATATTTGATCCCACTGATCTGGACATTGACGTTACACCAGAG GCAGTTGATGCAGCTCTAAAAGAGGATGAACCAAAAAGAGCTCTGATACTCAGTCTACGTCTGAATGAAGATACCTTAATAAAGAAGTGTATAGTTGCTGTTAGTCCTGTAGATATACCAGCTGTTGCTTCATCAGTCCCCTTCAGATATTTGCTGAGATTAGTGCAGGCGCTTGGGGATCTTCTGGAGCAGTCTCCGCATTTAGAGTTCATCCTCCGATGGTGTCAG GAACTCTGCAAAGCCCATGGAAGTTCTATTCAGCAGAATAATAGGAACCTGCTTCCTGCCCTGAAATCCTTGCAAAAGGCAGTTACCACATTACATCAAGATTTGGCAGATACATGCTCATCTAACGAGTACATGCTCCGATATTTGTGTTCTACAAGCAACAGCAGATAG
- the LOC121800230 gene encoding transcription factor IIIB 60 kDa subunit-like — MSALEIVGGEDKANIVLRFYEMALRKNFTKGRRREVYAACVYIMCRVENKPFLLIEFSEHLRINVYVLGAVLEENPLIQNLVDPSLFIHRFSDRATCQSNSIHDTIDKTMDASDFTLEESENLSDIDDTEVDAYINTQEEKKLKTTVWEEINREIFRYMLGEPGQTTEACC, encoded by the exons ATGTCTGCCTTGGAAATTGTGGGTGGTGAAGATAAAGCTAATATAGTTCTTAGGTTTTATGAG ATGGCACTTCGTAAAAACTTCACAAAGGGTCGCAGGAGAGAAGTGTATGCTGCTTGTGTATACATCATGTGTAG GGTGGAAAATAAACCATTTCTTCTAATTGAATTCTCAGAACATCTAAGGATAAATGT TTACGTGCTAGGGGCGGTGCTTGAAGAAAACCCACTTATTCAGAACCTTGTGGATCCTAGCCTTTTCATTCACCGATTTTCTGACC GAGCTACCTGTCAGTCAAACTCTATTCATGATACTATTGATAAGACAATGGATGCTAGTGATTTTACTTTGGAAGAGTCGGAGAATTTATCGGACATCGATGATACTGAG GTGGATGCCTATATTAACACACAGGAGGAGAAGAAGTTGAAAACGACTGTCTGGGAGGAGATTAACAGAGAAATCTTCAG ATATATGTTGGGTGAACCAGGACAAACGACAGAAGCGTGCTGCTGA
- the LOC121797884 gene encoding biotin carboxyl carrier protein of acetyl-CoA carboxylase-like isoform X3 → MAACGIGPSGIKIKNLDFGSARPKLRTLQPTLHGVRTPRNVEFDGLVLLHRPKKSIVAFQSSAFEGDSAKASVEDDSKATVATDAVTPLIPNAFEVESLLTVLCDTTSIAEIELKLGGFQLSVSRDMAEQSAPTQPLAPPVTAHAVVETPAQNGSASSPSLALSKPASAQGAVQSLLDKAADEGLVILQSPRVGSFRRSRTIKGKKAPPSCKENDTVKEGQVLCYIDQLGGEIPIEADISGEVVKILRKDGDPVGYGDALIAVLPSFPGIKKLQ, encoded by the exons ATGGCTGCGT GTGGTATTGGGCCTTCAGGCATTAAGATAAAGAACTTGGATTTTGGTTCTGCAAGGCCAAAATTAAGAACTCTGCAACCAACCTTGCATGGTGTAAGGACGCCCAGAAATGTTGAATTTGATGGGTTAGTGTTGTTGCACAGGCCGAAGAAGTCGATTGTTGCATTTCAAAGCTCGGCTTTTGAGGGTGATT CAGCAAAAGCTAGTGTGGAAGACGATTCTAAAGCAACTGTAGCAACTGATGCTGTCACTCCACTTATTCCGAATGCATTTGAG GTGGAATCTCTTTTGACAGTACTATGTGACACAACGTCAATTGCGGAAATTGAGCTTAAA CTTGGGGGATTCCAGTTATCAGTCTCAAGAGACATGGCTGAACAAAGTGCACCTACTCAGCCTCTGGCTCCTCCCGTTACTGCTCATGCAGTTGTTGAGACACCTGCCCAAAATGGCTCAGCCTCATCACCATCGCTGGCACTCTCCAAACCAGCTTCTGCCCAAGGTGCAGTTCAATCTCTGCTTGATAAGGCTGCAGATGAGGGCTTGGTCATACTTCAATCTCCAAGG GTCGGGTCTTTTAGAAGATCCAGGACCATTAAAGGGAAGAAGGCCCCTCCTTCTTGCAAAGAG AATGACACAGTAAAGGAGGGGCAGGTGCTCTGCTACATCGACCAGCTAGGCGGAGAGATCCCTATCGAG GCGGACATATCTGGAGAGGTGGTCAAGATACTTAGAAAAGACGGTG ATCCCGTCGGGTATGGTGACGCTCTTATCGCAGTCCTTCCTTCCTTCCCCGGAATAAAGAAGCTTCAATAG
- the LOC121797884 gene encoding biotin carboxyl carrier protein of acetyl-CoA carboxylase-like isoform X2 translates to MAAFAGGIGPSGIKIKNLDFGSARPKLRTLQPTLHGVRTPRNVEFDGLVLLHRPKKSIVAFQSSAFEGDSKASVEDDSKATVATDAVTPLIPNAFEVESLLTVLCDTTSIAEIELKLGGFQLSVSRDMAEQSAPTQPLAPPVTAHAVVETPAQNGSASSPSLALSKPASAQGAVQSLLDKAADEGLVILQSPRVGSFRRSRTIKGKKAPPSCKENDTVKEGQVLCYIDQLGGEIPIEADISGEVVKILRKDGDPVGYGDALIAVLPSFPGIKKLQ, encoded by the exons ATGGCTGCGT TTGCAGGTGGTATTGGGCCTTCAGGCATTAAGATAAAGAACTTGGATTTTGGTTCTGCAAGGCCAAAATTAAGAACTCTGCAACCAACCTTGCATGGTGTAAGGACGCCCAGAAATGTTGAATTTGATGGGTTAGTGTTGTTGCACAGGCCGAAGAAGTCGATTGTTGCATTTCAAAGCTCGGCTTTTGAGGGTGATT CAAAAGCTAGTGTGGAAGACGATTCTAAAGCAACTGTAGCAACTGATGCTGTCACTCCACTTATTCCGAATGCATTTGAG GTGGAATCTCTTTTGACAGTACTATGTGACACAACGTCAATTGCGGAAATTGAGCTTAAA CTTGGGGGATTCCAGTTATCAGTCTCAAGAGACATGGCTGAACAAAGTGCACCTACTCAGCCTCTGGCTCCTCCCGTTACTGCTCATGCAGTTGTTGAGACACCTGCCCAAAATGGCTCAGCCTCATCACCATCGCTGGCACTCTCCAAACCAGCTTCTGCCCAAGGTGCAGTTCAATCTCTGCTTGATAAGGCTGCAGATGAGGGCTTGGTCATACTTCAATCTCCAAGG GTCGGGTCTTTTAGAAGATCCAGGACCATTAAAGGGAAGAAGGCCCCTCCTTCTTGCAAAGAG AATGACACAGTAAAGGAGGGGCAGGTGCTCTGCTACATCGACCAGCTAGGCGGAGAGATCCCTATCGAG GCGGACATATCTGGAGAGGTGGTCAAGATACTTAGAAAAGACGGTG ATCCCGTCGGGTATGGTGACGCTCTTATCGCAGTCCTTCCTTCCTTCCCCGGAATAAAGAAGCTTCAATAG
- the LOC121797884 gene encoding biotin carboxyl carrier protein of acetyl-CoA carboxylase-like isoform X1: protein MAAFAGGIGPSGIKIKNLDFGSARPKLRTLQPTLHGVRTPRNVEFDGLVLLHRPKKSIVAFQSSAFEGDSAKASVEDDSKATVATDAVTPLIPNAFEVESLLTVLCDTTSIAEIELKLGGFQLSVSRDMAEQSAPTQPLAPPVTAHAVVETPAQNGSASSPSLALSKPASAQGAVQSLLDKAADEGLVILQSPRVGSFRRSRTIKGKKAPPSCKENDTVKEGQVLCYIDQLGGEIPIEADISGEVVKILRKDGDPVGYGDALIAVLPSFPGIKKLQ from the exons ATGGCTGCGT TTGCAGGTGGTATTGGGCCTTCAGGCATTAAGATAAAGAACTTGGATTTTGGTTCTGCAAGGCCAAAATTAAGAACTCTGCAACCAACCTTGCATGGTGTAAGGACGCCCAGAAATGTTGAATTTGATGGGTTAGTGTTGTTGCACAGGCCGAAGAAGTCGATTGTTGCATTTCAAAGCTCGGCTTTTGAGGGTGATT CAGCAAAAGCTAGTGTGGAAGACGATTCTAAAGCAACTGTAGCAACTGATGCTGTCACTCCACTTATTCCGAATGCATTTGAG GTGGAATCTCTTTTGACAGTACTATGTGACACAACGTCAATTGCGGAAATTGAGCTTAAA CTTGGGGGATTCCAGTTATCAGTCTCAAGAGACATGGCTGAACAAAGTGCACCTACTCAGCCTCTGGCTCCTCCCGTTACTGCTCATGCAGTTGTTGAGACACCTGCCCAAAATGGCTCAGCCTCATCACCATCGCTGGCACTCTCCAAACCAGCTTCTGCCCAAGGTGCAGTTCAATCTCTGCTTGATAAGGCTGCAGATGAGGGCTTGGTCATACTTCAATCTCCAAGG GTCGGGTCTTTTAGAAGATCCAGGACCATTAAAGGGAAGAAGGCCCCTCCTTCTTGCAAAGAG AATGACACAGTAAAGGAGGGGCAGGTGCTCTGCTACATCGACCAGCTAGGCGGAGAGATCCCTATCGAG GCGGACATATCTGGAGAGGTGGTCAAGATACTTAGAAAAGACGGTG ATCCCGTCGGGTATGGTGACGCTCTTATCGCAGTCCTTCCTTCCTTCCCCGGAATAAAGAAGCTTCAATAG
- the LOC121797885 gene encoding zinc finger CCCH domain-containing protein 56-like has product MNPNDDSQISGQVNFGGKIAYDHRPQPRNPNHQQPFSDHGFKRPRPRTPLTVNRSKLSIPYKSEMCNLFQMGKCYYGENCHFAHNLRQLRGLEGVAMAEPFSERRRFFSGGRGCIYHPYQSVGRDDGGLNRESGRGGGDSIECRGLSGRWHYKTKLCARWLERFGSCPYGEKCTYAHGKEELQLPGYYAELVRRRDSRSMLDSLPTFAGLCKMGIETAKEEGGVHVMKWDIEKISEVYADWVGVGHDFHVSLSAVGR; this is encoded by the exons ATGAATCCCAACGACGATAGTCAAATTTCTGGGCAGGTTAATTTTGGCGGCAAAATTGCATATGATCACCGTCCCCAGCCACGAAACCCTAATCACCAACAACCCTTTTCAGACCATGGCTTCAAGAGACCGAGGCCGAGAACTCCCCTTACAGTAAATAGGTCAAAGCTCTCGATTCCTTACAAATCAGAAATGTGCAATCTGTTCCAAATGGGCAAGTGTTACTACGGCGAAAACTGCCATTTTGCTCATAATCTGCGTCAACTCAGAGGGTTGGAAGGCGTGGCGATGGCGGAGCCCTTTAGTGAGAGAAGGCGTTTCTTTTCTGGTGGAAGGGGTTGCATCTATCATCCTTATCAGAGTGTTGGGAGAGATGATGGTGGCTTGAACAGAGAGAGCGGTAGAGGCGGAGGAGATTCGATTGAGTGCAGAGGTTTGAGTGGCAGATGGCATTATAAGACGAAGCTTTGTGCcaggtggttggagagatttggcAGCTGCCCTTATGGGGAGAAGTGTACCTATGCTCATGGGAAAGAAG AACTTCAACTGCCTGGTTACTATGCAGAGCTGGTAAGGAGGCGTGATTCCAGGTCGATGCTTGATTCACTACCCACCTTTGCAGGATTATGTAAGATGGGAATCGAGACTGCTAAGGAGGAAGGCGGAGTCCATGTCATGAAGTGGGACATTGAAAAGATCAGTGAAGTCTATGCTGATTGGGTGGGAGTCGGGCACGATTTCCATGTCTCGTTGAGTGCAGTTGGGAGATAG
- the LOC121797883 gene encoding broad specificity amino-acid racemase RacX-like: MMSLCFQPFHYASKIKCCVRKHTRSQSQGRKNNPSLVKVASAETTSTSSLHKESPDALIGPGNGIGIIGGVSIDSTLSFAKRLKDLLLKEEGSSPPFILCSDPSLSKELSSLDRSSPFSSAKTEAGCSTIVENLRRKRAFLDSSGVCCVVMPCHISHSWHDEIKEGCSVPFLHVGECVANELKQAQLKPLESGSPLRIGVLATNPSLRPTIYQEKLENKGFEVVLLDKATVEHTVIPAVEALNRKDFEGAQNLFKIALQVLLMKAVNRVILASDHLEQLLPPEDPLWTKCIDPMDALARSSLKYARSPEMGI; this comes from the exons ATGATGTCATTGTGTTTCCAACCATTCCATTATGCATCAAAGATAAAATGTTGTGTGAGAAAACACACAAGAAGCCAGAGCCAAGGCAGGAAGAATAATCCATCACTAGTGAAGGTTGCAAGTGCTGAGACCACCTCAACTTCCTCCCTCCACAAAGAGTCACCTGATGCACTCATTGGCCCGGGCAATGGCATCGGTATAATTGGAGGCGTATCGATTGATTCCACCTTGAGTTTCGCGAAAAGGTTGAAAGACTTGCTGTTGAAGGAGGAAGGAAGTAGCCCTCCTTTCATACTGTGTTCTGATCCATCTCTCAGCAAGGAGCTTTCATCCCTTGacagaagctctcccttctcctCTGCCAAAACGGAAGCCGGCTGCAGCACCATCGTGGAGAATCTGAGGCGGAAACGAGCTTTTCTTGATAGTTCAGGAGTGTGCTGTGTGGTGATGCCCTGCCATATCTCACATTCATGGCATGATGAGATTAAAGAGGGGTGTTCGGTTCCATTCCTCCATGTTGGTGAGTGCGTGGCCAACGAGCTCAAGCAAGCCCAGTTGAAGCCACTTGAGTCTGGAAGCCCTCTTCGTATTGGTGTTCTTGCAACTAATCCAAGTCTGCGGCCTACAATCTATCAGGAGAAACTCGAAAACAAG GGCTTTGAGGTTGTGCTGCTGGATAAGGCGACAGTGGAGCATACCGTGATCCCTGCAGTCGAAGCATTGAACAGAAAGGACTTTGAAGGGGCACAAAATTTGTTCAAAATTGCTCTACAAGTTCTGTTGATGAAAGCTGTGAACAGAGTCATCCTTGCTTCAGATCATCTGGAGCAGCTCTTGCCGCCAGAGGACCCTTTGTGGACTAAATGCATAGATCCGATGGATGCTTTAGCGCGCTCGTCTCTCAAGTATGCTCGGTCACCAGAGATGGGTATATAG
- the LOC121798165 gene encoding F-box/kelch-repeat protein At5g15710-like isoform X1, with product MWSNLPIDLLANIFSYLPPDSLARARATCKVWRATAELAVPRNRHPPWFLALPARSWGLTSCYAHNPIEDSWHKLDLDRGGASPPPLKPIAAIGGLILMKLASATQLQLAICNPFTAQFRALPALRVARTNPAVGVVAPEGSRSFRIYVAGGMSEAGGAYEPTVEVYDSAAAAGEWRVAGEMPVEFAVRLTVWTPNESVYSGDGMLYWMTSARAYSVMGFDISSNRWREVGVPMADRLEFAALVRREGKVAVVGGTSGGGGRVWELGGGDGWGVVGEVPVELGMRLLGEKMNWGCVKCVGIDGMMICLYKDLGSGIIVWTWSEGKWGWVHGCSSIPSIPIKGILLLPHLATSSAVI from the coding sequence ATGTGGAGCAATCTCCCAATTGACCTCCTCGCCAACATCTTCTCCTACCTCCCCCCGGACTCCCTGGCCCGGGCCCGCGCCACCTGCAAAGTCTGGCGCGCCACGGCGGAGCTGGCGGTTCCACGGAACCGCCACCCGCCGTGGTTCCTTGCATTGCCGGCCCGCAGTTGGGGCCTCACTTCCTGCTACGCCCACAACCCGATCGAGGACAGCTGGCACAAGCTGGATCTCGATCGGGGTGGTGCTAGCCCGCCGCCGCTGAAGCCGATCGCGGCCATCGGCGGCTTGATCCTCATGAAGCTCGCCTCCGCGACTCAGCTCCAGCTGGCGATCTGCAACCCCTTCACCGCCCAATTCAGAGCCCTCCCCGCGCTTCGCGTCGCCCGGACCAATCCGGCCGTCGGGGTGGTGGCGCCCGAGGGAAGCCGGAGCTTCAGAATCTACGTGGCCGGAGGGATGTCGGAGGCCGGCGGAGCGTACGAGCCCACCGTGGAGGTGTACgactccgccgccgccgccggagaATGGCGGGTGGCGGGGGAGATGCCGGTGGAGTTCGCGGTGAGGCTGACGGTGTGGACGCCGAACGAGAGTGTTTACTCGGGCGACGGCATGCTGTATTGGATGACGTCGGCGAGGGCGTACAGCGTGATGGGGTTTGACATTTCGTCGAACAGGTGGCGGGAGGTGGGCGTGCCGATGGCGGACAGGCTGGAGTTCGCGGCGCTGGTGCGGAGGGAGGGGAAGGTGGCGGTGGTGGGGGGGACGTCGGGAGGAGGCGGGAGGGTGTGGGAGCTGGGTGGAGGGGATGGGTGGGGGGTGGTGGGGGAGGTGCCGGTGGAATTGGGGATGAGGTTGCTGGGGGAGAAGATGAATTGGGGGTGTGTCAAGTGTGTGGGGATTGATGGGATGATGATATGTTTGTATAAGGATCTTGGTTCTGGTATTATAGTTTGGACTTGGAGTGAAGGAAAATGGGGATGGGTTCATGGATGCTCTTCCATTCCTAGTATCCCAATCAAGGGAATCTTGCTTCTACCTCATCTTGCAACATCATCGGCCGTGATTTGA
- the LOC121798165 gene encoding F-box/kelch-repeat protein At5g15710-like isoform X2, whose protein sequence is MWSNLPIDLLANIFSYLPPDSLARARATCKVWRATAELAVPRNRHPPWFLALPARSWGLTSCYAHNPIEDSWHKLDLDRGGASPPPLKPIAAIGGLILMKLASATQLQLAICNPFTAQFRALPALRVARTNPAVGVVAPEGSRSFRIYVAGGMSEAGGAYEPTVEVYDSAAAAGEWRVAGEMPVEFAVRLTVWTPNESVYSGDGMLYWMTSARAYSVMGFDISSNRWREVGVPMADRLEFAALVRREGKVPVELGMRLLGEKMNWGCVKCVGIDGMMICLYKDLGSGIIVWTWSEGKWGWVHGCSSIPSIPIKGILLLPHLATSSAVI, encoded by the exons ATGTGGAGCAATCTCCCAATTGACCTCCTCGCCAACATCTTCTCCTACCTCCCCCCGGACTCCCTGGCCCGGGCCCGCGCCACCTGCAAAGTCTGGCGCGCCACGGCGGAGCTGGCGGTTCCACGGAACCGCCACCCGCCGTGGTTCCTTGCATTGCCGGCCCGCAGTTGGGGCCTCACTTCCTGCTACGCCCACAACCCGATCGAGGACAGCTGGCACAAGCTGGATCTCGATCGGGGTGGTGCTAGCCCGCCGCCGCTGAAGCCGATCGCGGCCATCGGCGGCTTGATCCTCATGAAGCTCGCCTCCGCGACTCAGCTCCAGCTGGCGATCTGCAACCCCTTCACCGCCCAATTCAGAGCCCTCCCCGCGCTTCGCGTCGCCCGGACCAATCCGGCCGTCGGGGTGGTGGCGCCCGAGGGAAGCCGGAGCTTCAGAATCTACGTGGCCGGAGGGATGTCGGAGGCCGGCGGAGCGTACGAGCCCACCGTGGAGGTGTACgactccgccgccgccgccggagaATGGCGGGTGGCGGGGGAGATGCCGGTGGAGTTCGCGGTGAGGCTGACGGTGTGGACGCCGAACGAGAGTGTTTACTCGGGCGACGGCATGCTGTATTGGATGACGTCGGCGAGGGCGTACAGCGTGATGGGGTTTGACATTTCGTCGAACAGGTGGCGGGAGGTGGGCGTGCCGATGGCGGACAGGCTGGAGTTCGCGGCGCTGGTGCGGAGGGAGGGGAAG GTGCCGGTGGAATTGGGGATGAGGTTGCTGGGGGAGAAGATGAATTGGGGGTGTGTCAAGTGTGTGGGGATTGATGGGATGATGATATGTTTGTATAAGGATCTTGGTTCTGGTATTATAGTTTGGACTTGGAGTGAAGGAAAATGGGGATGGGTTCATGGATGCTCTTCCATTCCTAGTATCCCAATCAAGGGAATCTTGCTTCTACCTCATCTTGCAACATCATCGGCCGTGATTTGA